The Tenrec ecaudatus isolate mTenEca1 chromosome 9, mTenEca1.hap1, whole genome shotgun sequence genome window below encodes:
- the LOC142456965 gene encoding uncharacterized protein LOC142456965 codes for MATAVAAAKTARAAANGGRHSSAPLPAAGLTRLRWLPPGPTAPDGRAAILEERRPRPRATCAPIGGRRRLVIVSIAPARGHAEGGAGPRAGRRPRGPSGWALARTGGHGERAEAAAGGLPSGPGGRRARALGPRVQLLALRSVGRAEGQEWLRPSLPPGRAPRTLRVLRTRRHLPCRKTSC; via the coding sequence ATGGCAACAGCCGTAGCAGCAGCGAAAACTGCCCGGGCCGCCGCCAACGGCGGCAGACACTCCTCCGCTCCTCTCCCGGCCGCTGGCTTGACTCGGCTCCGCTGGCTTCCCCCCGGCCCGACTGCTCCAGACGGACGCGCCGCCATCTTGGAAGAGCGACGTCCGCGTCCCCGCGCGACGTGCGCTCCCATTGGCGGCCGCCGGCGTCTCGTGATCGTCTCCATAGCGCCGGCGCGCGGGCACGCGGAGGGGGGCGCCGGGCCGCGGGCTGGGCGCCGGCCGCGAGGCCCCAGCGGCTGGGCGCTCGCGCGGACCGGGGGACACGGCGAGCGGGCCGAGGCCGCGGCTGGAGGGCTGCCCTCGGGGCCCGGAGGCCGGCGCGCGCGCGCTCTGGGGCCGCGGGTCCAGCTTCTCGCCCTGAGGTCGGTTGGCCGAGCGGAGGGACAAGAGTGGCTTCGGCCAAGCCTTCCACCTGGACGAGCGCCGCGGACCCTGCGCGTCCTGAGGACGAGGCGACACCTGCCCTGTAGAAAGACGTCTTGCTAG